The window TACATTGCTTTTGCCTTGCCTGAGAAGTAGTACAGCATAAGCTCCCTGCAGAATAATAAGCTTGAAATATAAATGAATGATGTTATGAAGAATTTTTTACTGTTCGCTTCCATAAGCTTTTTATTTGGCTGTTCTTCCAACAATTCAACCGCAGATGCCGGAGTGCAGGCGGCATCAAATCCAGATAAATTTACCTCACTAGCTGCAGCACCAAACGCATTAACCGCAGAGGAGGAGGCCGATGGCTGGGAGCTGCTGTTCGATGGCACCAACACAGATCAATGGACCGGGGTTGGCAGTGATACATTTCCTGAAAACGGTTGGATAATTGAAAATGAAGCACTGGTGCTGGCAGAGGGCGGGAACATCATGACCAGGAAGGAGTATGCTGACTTTGACCTTAGGTTTGAATTTAACATGACGCCGGCTGCCAATAGTGGCATAAAGTATTATGTAAGTAAACTGACTAATAAGGAAAGCGGGAAGGTGGTAACAAATGGTCCGGAATATCAGATTATCGATGATTATACCAATCCTGATGTGAAAGACCAGGCAGATGAAAGGGAGAAAGCTGCAGCCCTTTATCTGCTGTATGCTCCCACAGATAAAAACCTATTACCTGCCGGACAATGGAATACAGGCAGGATCGTATCCAAAGACCAAAAAGTTGAGCACTGGCTGAATGGCGTACAGGTATTAAGCTATAACAGGGGAAGCCAGGATTTCCGGGAACGTAAAAAAGCTACAAAGTTCAAAAATTACGATGCATACGGGGAGTCGGAGCGGGGGCATATTTTGCTGACGGACCATGGGGACAAGGTGTACTTCAGAAACATAAAAATAAAACAGCTATAGGCGATGCTATAAAGGTGCCATTCGTGAATTCAGAGCCTGATTGCTCAACTTTAATAATTTCAGGATGGGATTTATCCCCCCTGAAAGGGTCTGATTAATAGAGCAGTTCTGTGTAAACCATGCTGTTCCAGGGCTTACTGGCCTTTTACAGGGTCTATAGAGTGCTCTGGGATCTTCCTGCCGGGTATAAAAGCCTTTGCTGGCAGCGTTTACAGCATTAAGCCGGGGCGAATAAAGCTTCTGAATACATTAGGATTACTATGAAGAGCAATAGATTCTCTCGCAGGCACTTTCTTTTAACAGGCGCCGCTGCGGCTTCGGGCCTGGCGGCTTTCGGTTTATCAGCCAGTCCGGCAATGGATTTTGTGGCTGCCAGGACAGACACGCTGCGTATTGGCATTATTGGTACAGGGGGGAGGGGCGAGGGCATAGCCATGCTCCTGAAGGAAATACCAGACGTAGCGCTGGTTGCCTGCTGCGATCTGATACCGGAGCGACTGCAGAAAGTAATGAAACATGCAGCCAGAGGTGCCAAAGCATTTATAGACTACAGAAAGCTGCTGGAAGAAAAAAACATTGATGCAGTGGTTGTTGCCACACCCCTTCACCTGCACCATCAGATGGGAGTTGATGCACTGGAGGCAGGTAAGCATGTATACATGGAAAAAACAATGACCTACGATATTCCCCAGTCGATTGATCTGGTTCGGAGGGTCAGGAATTCGGGGCTTGTTTTTCATGTAGGCCATCAATACCGCTCCTTTCCCTTTTATCATAAAGTTTACGAGGCCGTTACAAAAGGCTGGTGTGGCGAGATCACCCATATTGAAAGCCAGTACAACCGTAACAGCAGCTGGCGCAGAGGCGTATCCGACCCTGCAATGGAGCGCTTGATCAACTGGAGGCTGTACCGGGAATACTCAGGTGGTTTGATGGCAGAACTTTGCTCCCACCAGATAGACATTGCAAACTGGATTCTTGGCAGTCCGCCTACGAAAGTTACGGGGTTTGGCGGGATTGATTACTGGAAAGATGGCCGGGATATTTTCGATAATGTCCGTACCCTGTACGAATATCCCAATGGCGTGAAGTCAAGTGTTACTTCGATATTAACAAACGCTTATCAGGGGGTTTCGATGCGCATACTGGGTACTAAAGCTACCCTTGAAATACAGGATGATCAGGCACTGCTTATTCCTGAACATACTAAGGTTGAGCATGGCACGGTAGATGGATTTACCGGGGCAACGAAAAAGTCGTGGGCTCCGGGAGAAGCAACCCCTATTGCTGTGGCAAGTGAGGAAGGTCCGAAAGATTCTCCTACCTATTATGCATTTGTGGAATTCTTCGACTGCATCAGAAATAATAAACAGCCTGCTTCTAATGTAGAAACAGGTAATACTACTGCTATTGCAGTTCATATGGGCAATATGGCAATGCGAAATGAAAAAGTACAATACTGGAAGCCTGAATATTCTCTGTAGCTAATTGCTTTAGAAAATGGGGGTAGTAAGTAGCCGGAATAGGCCTTAAAGTTTTCGGTAAAAAAACATTCAGCTCCATTAAGTAAGCCAAAAAAGCAAAAGGGGTCCGCTGGCTGATCAGGTTTTTTACAGCAGCAGCGGTCTGTTCTGGAATATCCAAGCAATAAAGTGATAAAAAATATAACCGTTCTCAACATGGTAATCAGCGATAATTCACGCAGAGATTTTATAAAAAAGGCAGTGACTGGTACTGCAGCACTTTCTTTAGCAAGTGTTTTACCTGCTTTCAGCGCCAAAAGCTACTCCAGCATTATTGGATCGAACGAAAGGATCAATGTAGGTGTGATGGGGGTAAACGGCAGGGGGCGTGCGCTCGCTAAAAACTTTGCGTCACAGTCAAATTGCGAAGTCACCTTTATTTCTGATGTAGACTCACGGGCTACTGAAAAATGCATGGCAAGTTTGGCCGAAATTCAGAAAAGAAAGCCTAAGGCAGAGCCAGATTTCAGGAAGGCCCTGGAAAGTAAAAACATGGATGCCTTAGTGGTTGCTACACCAGACCACTGGCACGCCCCAGCCGCTATTCTGGCATCCAAGGCAGGAAAACATGTATATCTTGAAAAGCCCTGCAGCCATAACCCTAACGAAGGTGAGCTGCTGATTGCAGCGGTAAACAAATATAACAATGTAATCCAGATGGGGAACCAGCGCCGTTCCTGGTCTAAAATCATAGAGGCCATTGATCAATTGAAAAGTGGCGTGATTGGCAGGCCCTATTTTGCAAAAGGCTGGTACACGAACAATCGCGGATCAATGGGAATAGGCAAGGTGGTAGCGGTGCCTGCATGGCTTGATTATGAGCTATGGCAGGGCCCGGCGCCAAGGATGCCCTACAAGGATAATGTGATCCATTATAACTGGCACTGGATATGGAACTGGGGAACCGGGGAAGCGCTGAATAATGGAACCCACATGGTTGACTTGATGCGTTGGGGATTAGGGGTGGAGTATCCTACCCGTGTAACGTCGGCAGGAGGCCGTTACCGTTATCAGGATGATTGGGAAACACCCGATACTCAGGTTATAACGCTTGAGTTTCCCAATAAGACCAGCATGACATGGGAGGGGCGTAGCTGTAACGGAAGAACAATTGAAGGAACAGGCGCCGGGGTAATGTTTTATGGAGAGACAGGTTCTATGTTACTGGATGGCGAAAACTCTTATAAAATTTACGACCTGAAGAATAATGTTGTTAAAGAGGTGGCAAGTGAAACTGTGGTTGACGGACATGACTTAAGAGATCCATCACAGGCATTGGATGCCATTCACATCCAGAATTTCTTCAATGCTATAAATAAGGGAGCAAGGTTAAATGCAGATATAGTAGGAGGCCACCAAAGCACATTGCTTTGTCAGCTTGGAAATATAGCCCTGCGCTCGGGAGGTGTCTTGAACATTGATCCTTCTAACGGGCATATCATCGGTAATGCAGAAGCCCAGAAGCTATGGGGTAGAGCATATGAGCCGGGCTGGGAGCCTAAAGTATAGTTTCCTGTCAGAGTTCCTGTAAACAAACCAGCCCAGACCCTGCATTTAGCAGCTTGTGTGTTTGTTACTTCGACTCATGCGTCAGTAGTATTTGTTTTTACTGATGTATTTGCCTTTGATATTCTGTTTTGACAGCAGTAAAAGGATTTAGACTATCAGCTTTAGTCCAACAGTACAGGCAAACCAGTATGCAGCTATAGAGCAGGCAAATGTCCTCCTTTCTCGTAAAATTATTAAGTGCCCGATGATAAGTAAAAACACTTTATTTTCTGTTGCAGGTCTGTTAAGCCTGTTAACTGCTTTTTCATGTTCTACAAAAGCTCAGATGGAGGAAAATATATCCGGCTTTACCGGGGCCGGTAAAGAAGTTAAACTGATGGTTCTTAACCCCGGCCACTTTCATGCTGCTTTGGTGCAAAAATCGGTGTATCCTCAGGTAGATTCGGTAGTGCATGTGTATGCACCCGAAGGTCCGGAGCTGGAAGCATACCTTACTGCTATTGATAGTTACAACGCAAGGGCTGCAGCACCAACAAACTGGAACCTGAAGATCTATAAAGGTCCTGACCATCTGCAAAAAATGCTCGATGAAAGAGCGGGAAATGTGATGGTGGTTGCAGGGAATAATCAGAAAAAAACAGAATACATAAAAGCTGCTGTTGATGCAGGTATTCATGTGCTGGCCGATAAACCAATGGCCATAGACACCGAAGGTTTTGAGCTGTTGAAAGCATCATTTGCTTCAGCAGAAAAGAACAATGTTCTTTTATATGATATCATGACCGAGCGTTTTGAAATTTCCACCCTGCTGCAGAAAGAATTTTCAATGCTGCCCCGTGTTTTTGGTAAACTTGAAAAAGGAAGTCCGGAGAACCCGGCAGTAACAAAGGAGAGTGTGCATCATTTTTATAAGAATGTGTCTGGCAGGCCACTGGTAAGACCAGGCTGGTTTTTTGATGTAGCACAGCAGGGAAATGGCATTGTAGATGTAACGACCCACCTTGTAGATCTTGTTCAGTGGGAATGCTTTCCTGCCCAGATCATTAATTACAGAGATGATATTGAAATGATCAGCGCCCGGCGCTGGACCACCGAATTAACACCTGCCCAGTTTGGGAAAGTTACCGGGTTAACTACCTATCCCGGCTATCTGGAAAAGGATGTTGCCAGCGACAATACCCTTAAGGTGTTCAGCAATGGGGAAATTAATTATAAAATTAAGGATGTTCATGCCAGAATTTCTGTGATCTGGAATTTTGAAGCTCCGGAAGGAAACGGAGACACACATTATTCTATCATGAGGGGCTCCAAAGCCAATCTAATAATCCGCCAGGGAAAGGAAGAGCATTTTCAGCCTGAATTATACATAGAAGCAGTGGATGGCGCTGACCTGACTGCTTTTGGAGCAGACCTGCAACAAAGCCTGGCAAAGCTTCAGCAGAAATATCCAGGCATTCAGGTGAGGAAGGAAAGCCAGGAAAACCAGTGGAAGGTTGTTATTCCCCAAAATTACAGAAACGGACATGAAGCCCATTTCAAAGAGGTTGCTAAACAATACCTGGAGTATTTGGCAGCAGGGGAATTACCTGAATGGGAAGTGCCCAATATGCTAAGCAAGTATTATGTTACCACCAGGGCATTGGAAATGGCCAGTCTGCAAGCTAATCCCGCTAAAGCAGGGATAGAGTAGCGGAGAATCTGCTGCCCCCTTACAAATTACAATACCAGCCACCATTATCATCTATAAATTAATGACCGGCTACAGAAGTAACCCGTCACTTCCTATCTACATCATACTGTCAGGACTTCCTGTATCTGGCTTTAATGATTTGCGTCCTATCTATGGGCATGTGATGGGTATTTACACCAGGACTTGACAGCTTTTTGGCTGGATTGTATTGATGCGGGAAGTGGAGGAGGGGCCAGAGGCCCCATTAGCTCCACAAGGAATAAGCTACTGATGGCTACGCCACTACAGCAGGATCTTCGTCGAGTAAGTTTTTTCGGGACTCCTCCTGCTGCTGGATAGCACCCTCCTTCAGCACCACCACCTTATATCCACCTTTAGATTTGAAATACAGGATCAGCAACAGGTACACCACCAGCATAAAGGCAGGAAAAATGGCAATGGTCTGCAGGGCTTCCTTCTTGGCCAGCTCTGAAATAGACTGAATGGTGAACTGTATCTCCTCATCTGCCCCGGCAACTTTCACCAGGTCTACAGCACGGTAATCACCAAATATGCTGGTCTTCTCTTCTGTAGCAAAGCTGGTATGCAGGGTGGTCTGGTTTTCCACATCATAGGTGGCCAGCTTAGTGTCTATGGTTTTGTCCTGCACAAAGCCCAGGATCACAGCGCCTACCACACCTGCGGCTATCATGCCCACACCTCCGGTGATATTTAGCGTTAAGGCACCTCCTTTGGGAAAGCGCTCTGCTACCACGCCCAGCATGGTGGGCCAGAAGAAGGTTTTACCCAGCCCGAAAATAGTGGCAGCTACCAGCACCATTACCCCGGTAGATACCGATAAGAGCAGCAGCCCTGCCCCGGCAACTGCAGAACAGACTGCCAGCAGGCCCAGCGGAGATATTCTGTGAATGATAGATCCTGCAAAAAGGCGCAGCACGGCCATGATCGCAGAGGTATAGACCAGGATCCAGCCCGCCTGTATGCCGATGTTGCGCATCTCCGGAGCCATCAGTTCAGAGATCCAGCTATCGGTGCCCAGCTCTGTGGTAGCCAGGGGAATCATCAGCAAAATCAGGATGATAAAGATGGGCTGCCCGAAGCTGCGTACATAGAAGCCAAAGATAGAAACAAGGGCCAGGGTAATGATGATGTTGGTCAGAAAGCTCCATTCAAAGATAGAGCCTACCTGAAATACAATGAGTGCCGATACCACCAGGGCACCACCTATGCCTACTTCCTTGAGCATATCCAGGTAAGAGACACCTGCTTTTACCCGCTCGTTAATAGGGAAGCGCCGTGGAAACATCATCACACCATAGGCAATGGTGGGCAGCAGGATGAGGATCATTTTCAGTTTCCAGCTGGTTTCGGCACCCATCAGCAGCGCCATAATACCTCCTAATACCAGGCCTGCCGGCCAGCCTGCATGCAGCATGTTCAGCCACTTGGTTTTATCCCGGGGAAACATGGTAGCCACCACCGGGTTCACCACTGCCTCAACCGTACCATTGCCCAGGGCCACAATAAAGGTGGCAATGTAGAGTGACCAGTAACCGGTGGCAAAGAAGGTGAGTACTGCCGAGGCAAGGTGGCAGACAAAGGCAAAGATCATGGCATTCTTATAGCCTATGCGGTCAATGATAAGGCTGAAGAGCACAATGCTGATGGCAAAAGGCCAGAGCCCCACACCTGCAATCTCGCCAATCTGAGTGTTGGTGAGGTTAAACTCTTCACCCCATTGCGGCAGGGTGAGTGCGCGCAGAATAAAGCCAAAAGAAGTAGTCACCAGGGCCACAAAGCAGGCCCAGAATAATTTTTTATCAGGGGCTTCCTCTGCGGTGCCTGCTAAAGTGCTTGTGTTTTTCATATCTCCAGGGTTGAACAAGAATCAATTCAGTCTTAGCAGTTTCAGCATGTGAAACTCCAGAAGCAGTATCTGCTAAGTGAGCTTAACAATAAACCGCTCCTAATCATGATGCTCAATGTCAGGAATGGTTTCTGCGTAAAGATGTATTCCGGATTTACAGAATCAAGCAAGCTGAAGCCATTCCACCTTTATTCCGACCCGTTAGTTAAAATACCTTTCAGCACTTTATATAGGAGGAGGGGTATCACTTATTTCTTTACTCAGCCCTGGCCTCATCCATCTATGCTCTTGTAACTATGACATTAATGTAAAATTCGGCTGTGGGCCATGCCCGCAGCCGAATTATAAACGCTTACCCAAAATGGTTTACATGCACCGGAAACCACCCCGGTTTAATGCCCTTAAACCAACCACAGAAAAAGGCATACACTGCAAACCATTTGTTCATTTAACCAACCAACATTTAAGCCGGGTTAAGCGTAACCAGTACTTCTTCAACCTCACGAAAAAAAAAGTACGGGATGCAATCAAACATTCGTTCTGTGCTCCTTATATAGTAGAGTCACTGGTAGCAAAAATATCCCAAGGGGAAGTGTGTATTTTTTATATATTTTGAATGGTGTTCAGCCAGAGCAGGAAACAAATAACAACCAACAAGCGAATTTTAAGCTACAGCGCTTTCAATTTACTTAATCGGTGCCTGCGCTTTAGCTGGAAGCGGTTAAAAAGTAACAACAGATACTCTCTAAATTAGTACCATTGATAGAACTGTACACACTTCCACTTAAAACAATGCTATGGTAAGGTGAAATGTTAAAAAAGAGTTGCTGTGCCGATCTCTTTCTCTTCATACCAGTATTCATACAATCATTATTTA of the Flammeovirgaceae bacterium 311 genome contains:
- a CDS encoding oxidoreductase domain-containing protein (COG0673 Predicted dehydrogenases and related proteins), whose protein sequence is MKSNRFSRRHFLLTGAAAASGLAAFGLSASPAMDFVAARTDTLRIGIIGTGGRGEGIAMLLKEIPDVALVACCDLIPERLQKVMKHAARGAKAFIDYRKLLEEKNIDAVVVATPLHLHHQMGVDALEAGKHVYMEKTMTYDIPQSIDLVRRVRNSGLVFHVGHQYRSFPFYHKVYEAVTKGWCGEITHIESQYNRNSSWRRGVSDPAMERLINWRLYREYSGGLMAELCSHQIDIANWILGSPPTKVTGFGGIDYWKDGRDIFDNVRTLYEYPNGVKSSVTSILTNAYQGVSMRILGTKATLEIQDDQALLIPEHTKVEHGTVDGFTGATKKSWAPGEATPIAVASEEGPKDSPTYYAFVEFFDCIRNNKQPASNVETGNTTAIAVHMGNMAMRNEKVQYWKPEYSL
- a CDS encoding hypothetical protein (COG0673 Predicted dehydrogenases and related proteins) encodes the protein MEENISGFTGAGKEVKLMVLNPGHFHAALVQKSVYPQVDSVVHVYAPEGPELEAYLTAIDSYNARAAAPTNWNLKIYKGPDHLQKMLDERAGNVMVVAGNNQKKTEYIKAAVDAGIHVLADKPMAIDTEGFELLKASFASAEKNNVLLYDIMTERFEISTLLQKEFSMLPRVFGKLEKGSPENPAVTKESVHHFYKNVSGRPLVRPGWFFDVAQQGNGIVDVTTHLVDLVQWECFPAQIINYRDDIEMISARRWTTELTPAQFGKVTGLTTYPGYLEKDVASDNTLKVFSNGEINYKIKDVHARISVIWNFEAPEGNGDTHYSIMRGSKANLIIRQGKEEHFQPELYIEAVDGADLTAFGADLQQSLAKLQQKYPGIQVRKESQENQWKVVIPQNYRNGHEAHFKEVAKQYLEYLAAGELPEWEVPNMLSKYYVTTRALEMASLQANPAKAGIE
- a CDS encoding oxidoreductase domain-containing protein (COG0673 Predicted dehydrogenases and related proteins); the encoded protein is MVISDNSRRDFIKKAVTGTAALSLASVLPAFSAKSYSSIIGSNERINVGVMGVNGRGRALAKNFASQSNCEVTFISDVDSRATEKCMASLAEIQKRKPKAEPDFRKALESKNMDALVVATPDHWHAPAAILASKAGKHVYLEKPCSHNPNEGELLIAAVNKYNNVIQMGNQRRSWSKIIEAIDQLKSGVIGRPYFAKGWYTNNRGSMGIGKVVAVPAWLDYELWQGPAPRMPYKDNVIHYNWHWIWNWGTGEALNNGTHMVDLMRWGLGVEYPTRVTSAGGRYRYQDDWETPDTQVITLEFPNKTSMTWEGRSCNGRTIEGTGAGVMFYGETGSMLLDGENSYKIYDLKNNVVKEVASETVVDGHDLRDPSQALDAIHIQNFFNAINKGARLNADIVGGHQSTLLCQLGNIALRSGGVLNIDPSNGHIIGNAEAQKLWGRAYEPGWEPKV
- a CDS encoding fucose permease (COG0477 Permeases of the major facilitator superfamily), whose product is MKNTSTLAGTAEEAPDKKLFWACFVALVTTSFGFILRALTLPQWGEEFNLTNTQIGEIAGVGLWPFAISIVLFSLIIDRIGYKNAMIFAFVCHLASAVLTFFATGYWSLYIATFIVALGNGTVEAVVNPVVATMFPRDKTKWLNMLHAGWPAGLVLGGIMALLMGAETSWKLKMILILLPTIAYGVMMFPRRFPINERVKAGVSYLDMLKEVGIGGALVVSALIVFQVGSIFEWSFLTNIIITLALVSIFGFYVRSFGQPIFIILILLMIPLATTELGTDSWISELMAPEMRNIGIQAGWILVYTSAIMAVLRLFAGSIIHRISPLGLLAVCSAVAGAGLLLLSVSTGVMVLVAATIFGLGKTFFWPTMLGVVAERFPKGGALTLNITGGVGMIAAGVVGAVILGFVQDKTIDTKLATYDVENQTTLHTSFATEEKTSIFGDYRAVDLVKVAGADEEIQFTIQSISELAKKEALQTIAIFPAFMLVVYLLLILYFKSKGGYKVVVLKEGAIQQQEESRKNLLDEDPAVVA